From the genome of Luteipulveratus halotolerans, one region includes:
- a CDS encoding ParB N-terminal domain-containing protein, protein MPTKKRTPGFGGKGLAAVASDGQAGRPARRPGSRSIAATVRDAASHHDEATTRIPLEDIAPYPHNPAWREDGTSEKTKRLADSIGEVGVLQPILVVSAADYLKHHPEDREAIADRPWVTPAGVRRLTASRLAGKEGHSRDGPP, encoded by the coding sequence GTGCCAACAAAGAAGCGGACGCCGGGGTTCGGCGGGAAGGGTCTGGCGGCGGTGGCGTCGGACGGTCAAGCGGGTCGGCCGGCGCGCCGGCCGGGGTCGCGGTCGATCGCGGCAACGGTGCGAGACGCCGCGTCGCACCACGATGAGGCGACGACGCGGATTCCGTTGGAGGACATCGCGCCGTACCCGCACAACCCGGCGTGGCGTGAGGACGGGACCAGCGAGAAGACCAAGCGTCTCGCGGACTCCATCGGCGAGGTCGGCGTGCTGCAGCCGATCCTGGTGGTCTCGGCCGCGGACTACCTGAAGCATCACCCGGAGGACCGGGAGGCCATCGCTGACCGGCCGTGGGTCACCCCGGCAGGCGTTCGGCGCTTGACCGCGTCGCGACTGGCGGGCAAGGAGGGACATTCCCGCGACGGTCCGCCCTGA
- a CDS encoding ParA family protein, whose product MSSTQLNATNGQAVKVITVANQAGSVGKSTMVAALAALLAADGKRVLVVDADSQANVSHSLGVASTEVAHHTGDVLLRRAEILDALVETNTDGVLLLPGHADLATDLVELNSMPIAALRLRKPMQERSPSTTSTWS is encoded by the coding sequence ATGAGCAGCACCCAGCTGAACGCGACCAACGGCCAGGCGGTCAAGGTCATCACTGTCGCCAACCAGGCCGGCTCGGTCGGCAAGTCCACGATGGTCGCCGCACTGGCCGCGCTGCTCGCCGCAGACGGCAAGCGGGTACTGGTGGTGGACGCTGACTCTCAGGCGAACGTCTCCCACTCGCTCGGGGTGGCTTCCACCGAGGTCGCCCACCACACCGGTGACGTGCTGCTGCGACGCGCGGAGATCCTCGACGCGCTGGTGGAGACGAACACCGACGGGGTGCTGCTGCTGCCGGGCCACGCCGACCTGGCCACCGACCTGGTCGAGCTCAACTCCATGCCGATCGCGGCGCTGCGGCTGCGCAAGCCGATGCAGGAGCGGTCGCCGAGCACGACATCGACGTGGTCCTGA